One window of the Bubalus kerabau isolate K-KA32 ecotype Philippines breed swamp buffalo chromosome 9, PCC_UOA_SB_1v2, whole genome shotgun sequence genome contains the following:
- the COL10A1 gene encoding collagen alpha-1(X) chain gives MKLFFSVFQNPAEIMLPQTALLLLMSLNLVHGVFYTERYQTPTGIKGPPSNTKTQFFIPYAIKGKGVSLRGEQGIPGPPGPAGPRGHPGPSGPPGKPGTGSPGPQGQPGLPGPPGPSATGKPGVPGLPGKQGERGLNGPKGDIGPAGLPGPRGPPGPPGIPGPAGISVPGKPGPQGPTGEPGPRGFPGEKGTPGVPGLNGQKGEMGYCTPCRPGERGLPGPQGPTGPPGPPGVGKRGENGLPGQPGLKGDQGVPGERGPAGPPGPQGPPGEQGPEGIGKPGAPGTPGQPGIPGMKGHPGAPGTAGLPGAPGFGKPGLPGLKGQRGPVGLPGSPGAKGEQGPAGHPGEAGLPGPSGNMGPQGPKGIPGNPGLPGPKGEMGPVGPAGNPGAKGERGSSGLDGKPGYPGEPGLNGPKGNPGLPGPKGDPGIAGSPGLPGPVGPAGAKGVPGHNGEAGPRGVPGIPGTRGPTGPPGIPGFPGSKGDAGTPGPPGPAGIAVKGLNGPTGPPGPPGPRGNAGEPGLPGPPGPPGPPGQAALPEDFVKAGQRPFVSANQGVTGMPVSAFTVILSKAYPAIGTPIPFDKILYNKQQHYDPRTGIFTCKIPGIYYFSYHIHVKGTHAWVGLYKNGTPVMYTYDEYIKGYLDQASGSAVIDLTENDQVWLQLPNAGSNGLYSSEYVHSSFSGFLVAPM, from the exons ATGaaattattcttttctgtttttcagaatcCAGCTGAGATCATGCTGCCACAAACAGCACTTTTGCTGCTAATGTCCTTGAACTTGGTTCATGGAGTGTTCTACACTGAGCGATACCAAACACCTACAGGCATAAAAGGCCCACCATCCAACACCAAGACACAGTTCTTCATCCCGTATGCCATAAAGGGTAAAG GTGTGTCACTAAGAGGAGAGCAAGGCATCCCCGGTCCACCAGGCCCCGCTGGACCTCGAGGGCACCCAGGCCCGtcaggaccaccaggaaagcccggcACCGGAAGCCCTGGGCCCCAGGGACAGCCAGGGTTGCCAGGACCACCGGGACCGTCAGCCactgggaagccaggtgtgccAGGACTCCCAGGAAAACAAGGGGAGAGAGGACTAAATGGACCAAAAGGAGATATTGGACCAGCTGGTTTACCAGGACCACGGGGCCCACCAGGGCCACCTGGAATCCCCGGCCCAGCTGGAATTTCTGTTCCAGGAAAACCTGGGCCACAAGGACCTACAGGAGAACCAGGTCCCAGGGGCTTTCCTGGAGAAAAGGGTACGCCAGGGGTCCCTGGACTGAATGGACAGAAAGGGGAAATGGGGTATTGTACTCCTTGCCGCCCAGGTGAGAGGGGCCTCCCAGGTCCTCAGGGTCCCACGGGACCACCTGGCCCTCCTGGAGTGGGGAAAAGAGGTGAAAATGGGTTACCAGGACAGCCAGGCCTCAAAGGTGATCAGGGTGTTCCAGGGGAAAGGGGACCAgctggcccaccaggcccccaaGGCCCTCCTGGGGAACAAGGACCAGAAGGCATTGGAAAGCCAGGAGCCCCTGGAACTCCAGGCCAGCCAGGGATCCCAGGGATGAAAGGTCACCCAGGGGCTCCAGGAACAGCTGGGCTCCCGGGGGCTCCCGGCTTTGGGAAACCAGGCTTGCCAGGCCTGAAGGGACAAAGGGGACCCGTGGGCCTTCCAGGGAGTCCAGGTGCCAAAGGGGAACAAGGCCCAGCAGGTCATCCTGGGGAAGCAGGTCTGCCCGGACCCTCAGGGAATATGGGACCCCAAGGACCAAAAGGCATTCCAGGCAACCCCGGGCTCCCAGGCCCTAAAGGTGAGATGGGGCCAGTGGGgcctgcaggaaaccctggggcGAAGGGAGAAAGGGGCTCCTCTGGCTTAGATGGAAAACCAGGGTACCCAGGAGAACCAGGTCTCAATGGTCCCAAGGGTAACCCAGGGTTGCCAGGCCCAAAAGGTGACCCTGGAATTGCAGGATCCCCTGGTCTCCCAGGCCCCGTGGGTCCAGCAGGAGCTAAGGGAGTGCCTGGACACAATGGCGAGGCTGGGCCCAGAGGTGTCCCTGGAATACCAGGTACTAGAGgtcccactgggccaccaggcatTCCAGGATTCCCTGGATCCAAAGGCGATGCGGGAACTCCAGGGCCTCCTGGCCCAGCTGGCATAGCAGTCAAGGGCCTCAATGGacctactgggccaccagggcctCCAGGGCCAAGAGGCAATGCTGGGGAGCCTGGCCTCCCAGggcccccagggcccccaggCCCTCCAGGCCAAGCAGCCCTGCCCGAGGACTTTGTAAAGGCAGGCCAAAGGCCGTTCGTTAGTGCCAATCAGGGAGTAACAGGAATGCCTGTGTCTGCTTTCACTGTTATCCTCTCCAAAGCTTACCCAGCTATAGGTACTCCTATCCCATTCGATAAGATTTTATATAACAAGCAACAGCATTACGACCCAAGAACTGGAATCTTCACCTGTAAGATTCCAGGGATATATTACTTCTCTTACCACATACATGTGAAAGGGACCCATGCTTGGGTAGGTCTGTATAAGAACGGCACCCCTGTAATGTACACCTATGATGAGTACATCAAGGGCTACCTGGATCAGGCTTCAGGGAGCGCCGTGATCGACCTCACCGAGAACGACCAGGTATGGCTCCAGCTGCCCAATGCAGGCTCGAATGGGCTGTACTCCTCTGAGTACGTCCACTCCTCTTTCTCAGGATTCTTGGTGGCTCCAATGTGA